The nucleotide window CTTGCAGCGATGGCGCCGCCACCGTAATCGCCCGCCCTGGGATCACCTGCACCAGCCCCTCTTGCGCCAACACCTGCAACGCTTCCCGCACCGGCGTCCGGCTGATCCCCAGCAGTTTCGACAGCCGCGGCTCCGACAGCGGCTCGCCCGGCCGCAAATTGCCATGCCGGATGGCGTCCTTGATGCGCTCGTAGGCGACATCGCGCAGCAGGGGCGATGGGCCGGGAGCAATGGTGTCCGTCTGTGCAGTCAGATAGGTTTCGAGACTATCCACGAACGCTCACCCACGGAAAGGGGCATTCCAGGCCACGTCGCCGTGGAATGCAATGGGAATGCAGCCTGTATACAGCCGGTATTACGGTGGTGCATTATAGCGAGGACGGCATGGTTGTCAAATCGAATGGCGGGGGTTCGCGGCCTGGGCGCGCTCGCTCAGGAAGAGATCGACCTGGGCGGCGGTGGGGAGAGCGGGGATGACGCCTTTGGTGGCGGCGGTGATGGCTCCGGCGGCAGAGGCATAGCGCATCATCGCCGCCAGACGGTCAGGCGCCAGTTGGCGGCGCCAGTCGGACGAGCGCGTGAGCTGCACCAGTATGGCGGCCATGAAGGCGTCGCCGCAGCCCACGGCATCGACGGTCACAACCTCGAAGGCCGGGACGAAGCCGCGATGCTGGCGGGTCAGGAAGTAGCTGCCTTGCGGCCCCAACGTGACGATGACCAACTCCGGCCCTCTGGCCAGGATCGCCCGCGCGGCTTCCTCGACCCTGGCCGACCCGCCCACCAATTGCAGCTCCGTCTCGTTGACCTTGACCACCTGCACATGCTGCATCATGGCCTCGATCTGCGCCAGGGCCTGAGCGGGCGAGGCCCACAAGAAGGGGCGATGGTTGACATCGAACGAGATCAGCGCCCCGGCGGCAGCAGCGATGCGCACGGCTTCGTAGGTGGCGCTGCGGGCCGGCTCGTCGGTGAGGCTGACCGAGCCGATGTGCAACGCCCGCGTCGAGCGCAGCAGGCCGGCATCCAGCTCGTCGGGCCGCAGCCGCGTATCGGCGCCGGGATGGCGATAGAACATGAATTCGGGCGTGTTCTCATCGACCAT belongs to Caldilineales bacterium and includes:
- a CDS encoding carbohydrate kinase, which produces MHIVTLGESLIDLFPIETGRRLVAVSAFLPSPGGAPPNTAVAATRLGARTAFIGKVGDDAFGRHLVERLAAEGVNTAGVRFDDYARTTLAIIAMVDENTPEFMFYRHPGADTRLRPDELDAGLLRSTRALHIGSVSLTDEPARSATYEAVRIAAAAGALISFDVNHRPFLWASPAQALAQIEAMMQHVQVVKVNETELQLVGGSARVEEAARAILARGPELVIVTLGPQGSYFLTRQHRGFVPAFEVVTVDAVGCGDAFMAAILVQLTRSSDWRRQLAPDRLAAMMRYASAAGAITAATKGVIPALPTAAQVDLFLSERAQAANPRHSI